The following proteins are encoded in a genomic region of Haemorhous mexicanus isolate bHaeMex1 chromosome 27, bHaeMex1.pri, whole genome shotgun sequence:
- the GNL2 gene encoding nucleolar GTP-binding protein 2 produces the protein MVKPRYKGRCSINPSRASTNPDRIGGEGGNNMRDRATIRRLNMYRQKERRNKRGKVIKPLQYQSTVAPGTVARVEPNIKWFGNTRVIKQSSLQKFQEEMETVMKDPYRVIMKQKKLPMSLFYDRIKPHTSRVHILDTETFETTFGPKSQRKRPTLSASDVQSLVENAEASSESYDQGKDRDLVTEDTGVRDEAQEEIFKKGQSKRIWGELYKVIDSSDVVVQVLDARDPMGTRSPHVESYLKKEKPWKHLIFVLNKCDLIPTWATKRWVAVLSQEYPTLAFHASLTNPFGKGAFIQLLRQFGKLHSDKKQISVGFIGYPNVGKSSVINTLRSKKVCSVAPIAGETKVWQYITLMRRIFLIDCPGVVYPSGDSETDIVLKGVVQVEKIKSPEDHIVAVLERAKAEYIRKTYKIDSWTDAEDFLEKLAARTGKLLKGGEPDLQTVSKMVLNDWQRGRIPFFVMPPMAELDQPGPQPAVLEAAVTSSQDITEEKVSELVAPGVEAAEEENNTNNEIRQLMSHVRQNFGRINVAPQFSEEDLVPVHVPGFDDTDNDSCGEEEQEEEEEEENEEHQDPGEEELQVAPAAQESSKAILQALEDKIAKYRKFLDKAKAKRFSAIRIPKRLSDQVFAKYMEKAAKPKETEDRGTEKKRKMKEEESDDDDDQLGKQPCKKLTSKERRRAERQQRSKKVGVRYYETHNVKNKNKNKKKTGLEGQRSKHKKYNHKQ, from the exons ATGGTGAAACCGCGCTACAAGGGCCGCTGCTCCATCAATCCCTCCCGCGCCAGCACCAACCCCG ATCGCATCGGGGGCGAGGGAGGGAACAACATGCGGGACCGAGCGACCATCCGGCGCCTCAACATGTACCGGCAGAAGGAGCGCAG GAACAAACGTGGCAAAGTCATCAAACCTCTGCAGTATCAGTCAACTGTGGCACCAGGCACTGTTGCAAGAGTGGAACCAAATATCAAATGGTTTG GAAATACACGTGTGATCAAGCAATCATCTCTGCAGAAATtccaggaggagatggagacTGTGATGAAGGATCCTTACAGGGTGATCATGAAGCAGAAGAAGCTGCCCATGTCCCTGTTCTACGACCGGATCAAACCACAC ACCTCCAGAGTTCACATTCTTGACACAGAAACATTTGAAACAACGTTTGGCCCCAAATCACAAAGGAAAAGACCAACTCTGTCTGCAAGTGATGTGCAGTCTCTGGTGGAGAATGCTGAGGCCTCGTCAGAGTCTTATGACCAGGGCAAGGACAGAGACCTGGTGACAGAGGACACTGGTGTAAG GGATGAAGCACAAGAGGAAATCTTTAAGAAAGGACAGTCCAAAAGAATCTGGGGTGAGCTCTACAAG gtgaTTGACTCATCAGATGTTGTTGTTCAAGTTCTTGATGCCCGAGATCCCATGGGCACTCGCTCCCCTCATGTGGAATCCTACCTTAAAAAGGAGAAGCCCTGGAAACATCTCATTTTCGTCCTGAACAAATGTGATCTCATTCCTACCTGGGCCACT AAGCGCTGGGTTGCTGTGCTTTCCCAGGAGTATCCAACACTTGCTTTCCACGCCAGCCTCACAAACCCGTTTGGCAAAGGTGCTTTCATACAGCTCCTCAGGCAGTTTGGAAAG TTACACTCTGACAAGAAGCAGATCAGTGTGGGATTCATTGGCTACCCCAACGTTGGCAAGAGCTCAGTGATCAATACCCTGCGGTCCAAGAAGGTCTGCAGCGTGGCCCCCATTGCAGGGGAGACAAAG GTGTGGCAGTACATCACCTTGATGCGGCGGATCTTTCTCATCGACTGCCCCGGGGTGGTTTATCCATCAGGAGACTCAGAGACAGACATTGTGCTGAAGGGAGTG GTTCAAGTTGAAAAGATTAAGAGCCCTGAAGACCATATTGTTGCTGTGCTGGAAAGAGCCAAAGCAGAGTACATCAGGAAGACATACAAAATTGATTCCTGGACGGATGCAGAAGACTTCCTTGAGAAACTTGCTGCTAGGACTGGAAAACTGCTAAAG GGTGGTGAGCCTGACTTGCAGACTGTGAGCAAGATGGTTCTCAATGactggcagaggggcagaatcccttTCTTTGTGATGCCACCAATGGCAGAACTAGATCAGCCAGGTCCCCAG CCTGCTGTGTTGGAAGCAGCTGTGACATCCAGCCAAGATATCACTGAGGAGAAAGTCTCTGAGTTGGTGGCACCAGGTGTGGAGGCAGCAGAAGAGGAGAACAACACAAACAATGAAATCAGGCAGCTCATGTCCCACGTTCGGCAGAACTTCGGCAGGATTAACGTGGCACCTCAGTTCTCAGAAGAAGACCTGGTTCCTGTGCATGTGCCAGGTTTTGATGACACAGACAATGATTCCTgtggagaggaggagcaggaagaggaggaggaagaggaaaatgaggaacATCAGGATCCAGGAGAGGAGGAATTGCAGGTGGCACCAGCTGCCCAGGAGAGCTCTAAAGCAATTCTTCAGGCTTTGGAGGACAAGAttgcaaaatacagaaaatttttgGATAAAGCTAAGGCCAAGAGATTCTCAGCAATAAG AATCCCCAAGCGACTGAGTGACCAAGTGTTTGCAAAATACATGGAGAAGGCtgcaaaacccaaagaaactGAAGACAGAG GcacagagaagaagagaaagatgaaagaagaggaaagtgatgatgatgatgaccaGTTGGGTAAACAGCCTTGTAAGAAACTCACATCCAAAGAA AGGAGACGAGCCGAGAGGCAGCAGCGCTCCAAGAAAGTCGGAGTCCGGTATTATGAAACTCACAACgtgaaaaataagaataagaacaagaaaaaaactggCTTGGAGGGACAAAGATCAAAGCACAAAAAATACAACCATAAGCAATAG